A stretch of the Capsicum annuum cultivar UCD-10X-F1 chromosome 10, UCD10Xv1.1, whole genome shotgun sequence genome encodes the following:
- the LOC107844702 gene encoding NAC domain-containing protein 2-like: MAMGIRFHPRDEELIRYLLKFVSCKNYSCHNIQFEDLYGNKKPWDIFESNSTGGDGDAKNVKYFFTKLKKKKSDGRRFIRTVIGGGSWKGLDGEKPVYDGLKLVGSKKNYRYQYKGYQADDVVWTMREYSLDEKILKALRRRGLMHYEDVVLCCVKRKINVHARDHKELGDCMPMEITSGDEVVAAAMDATLQTTQQYDSCLLNRFTSSDEHNNVFHELQQDQNSEQLINQVPNIEDMAPFARNHNGYVASYIEQGTANFHDSCPIYPSTLSEHNNAFQELQQDQNSEQVNVVQGNNIEEIVPFAQYHNDDVTSYSVEGATNFQDYNVDCYTGADFSSTLADLLKDSGTQPHLPIGVNVHARDHKELGDYTPMEIPSGDEVVAAMDGTLLTTQQHDSCLLNPFTSSEHNNVFHNDKFKYLGFGIVKAPLDVSFAL; this comes from the coding sequence ATGGCAATGGGAATTAGGTTTCATCCTAGGGATGAAGAGCTTATTCGTTATCTACTCAAATTCGTTTCATGCAAGAATTACTCGTGTCATAATATTCAATTCGAAGATCTTTATGGGAATAAGAAGCCATGGGATATATTCGAAAGCAATTCGACAGGAGGGGATGGAGATGCTAAAAACGTTAAATATTTCTTTActaagttgaagaagaagaaatcggATGGTAGGAGGTTTATCCGGACCGTGATTGGAGGAGGATCGTGGAAGGGGCTCGACGGCGAAAAACCAGTTTATGATGGATTAAAGTTAGTTGGATCGAAGAAGAATTATAGATATCAATACAAAGGTTATCAAGCTGATGATGTTGTTTGGACTATGAGAGAATACAGTCTCGATGAGAAGATCCTAAAGGCGTTAAGGCGACGGGGTTTAATGCATTATGAGGACGTTGTTTTGTGTTGCGTTAAGCGTAAGATTAATGTGCATGCTCGAGATCATAAGGAATTGGGAGATTGTATGCCTATGGAAATTACCAGTGGAGACGAGGTTGTTGCTGCTGCCATGGATGCCACGCTTCAGACAACTCAACAATACGATTCGTGTCTATTAAATCGATTCACATCATCTGATGAACATAATAATGTGTTTCATGAGTTGCAGCAAGATCAAAATAGTGAGCAATTGATCAATCAGGTGCCGAATATTGAAGACATGGCACCTTTTGCTCGAAATCATAATGGCTATGTTGCAAGTTATATCGAGCAAGGGACAGCAAATTTCCACGATTCATGTCCGATTTATCCATCCACGTTATCTGAACATAATAATGCGTTTCAAGAGTTGCAACAAGATCAAAATAGTGAACAAGTAAATGTCGTCCAAGGAAACAATATTGAAGAGATAGTGCCTTTTGCTCAGTATCATAATGACGATGTTACAAGTTATTCGGTGGAAGGAGCAACAAATTTTCAAGACTATAATGTTGATTGTTATACAGGGGCTGATTTTTCATCGACACTGGCTGATCTGCTGAAAGATAGTGGAACACAGCCCCATTTGCCTATTGGTGTTAATGTTCATGCTCGTGATCATAAAGAATTGGGAGATTATACGCCTATGGAAATTCCCAGTGGAGACGAGGTTGTTGCTGCCATGGATGGCACGCTTCTGACAACTCAACAACATGATTCGTGTCTTTTAAATCCATTCACATCATCTGAACATAATAATGTGTTTCATaatgacaagttcaagtatttgggaTTTGGGATTGTCAAGgctccattggacgtgagctttgcactttaa